From the Paraflavitalea soli genome, the window TATAATAGAACGTTATCCGCCGCTTTAGGGACGTGCCGGTTGCCTGGTAAAGCAGGCATAATGATGTAATCGGGGAATTTTAGCGGAGTGTGCAGATATTTTGTACCTGCAGCTTCCCAGTGCCTTCCACCACCAGGTTGAAGGTTTGGTTCGATTGGCCGGAAACACTGATTTGCAGCACATTGACACCCCGGCTGAGGGGGATGCGCATGTAAGAGATGGTATGGGGCAGGCTTTGCCAGTTGCGGGTATCGGCCTTTTCAGACACAAAACTAAAGACCTGTATAGCCAGGGCTACTGCTTCCTTGGTATCCTTGTTTTTGTCGTCACTTTTGGGGCGGGCAGCAATCTCTGCCAGCTTCTTCACCGCCAGGCGGCTCAGGGCCTGCGACATTTCTTTCAGGAAACGTTCCTTTAAAGTAGCAAAAGCAATGGTATTGATGTTTTCGGCAGGTTCAAACTGATAAGTAGCATGATTGAGGGAAACATTGGCGCTCCGGAAAAAGGGAGGCTGCTCCTGGTATTTGGGGAAAGCTACCCGCAGCGAACGGAGGTCGTCCAGCTTCAGGTCTTCCTTCCTGGCATTTGTGCTGGCAAAGTCAAACGGGATATTGAAAGAGCCGGCGGGATCTACAAAGGCAAAGTTGCCAAAACCGTCCTTGGTGAGGGCAAAAAAGAAGTCTTGTTGCTGCTTTACCGGCGCCAGGCCATTTTCCCAGAAGAGTACCAGTTCGCCTCCTTCGGGTGGTGCGACGGCCTCAAACCGGGTATTCAACAACCCTTCATAGCGCTGCACCTCATCCTGGAAACCCATTAACTCAGCCGTGCGTAAAAGGTCTTTCTTCAGCTGGCCGGGCAAGTTGGTGCCGTAGTACTGGTTGTTGTTCTTCAGGTAAATATCTACTGCATTGCGGTAGGCAATGAAAGCATTGTTGATATCATTGCCCTGTTCATAAATGACGCCCTGGAGCATGAGGGAAAAAGCATCGTCGGAATAGCGGTTTTCGCGCTTGCTCTTATCCTGCTGGGCATAACTGGTGAGGGAGATACGGCGCGCTTCTACCATCGCTTCATCCGGCTGCCCCAGGTAGAGGTAGTTGAGGGCTTTGTAATAATGGACCATGAATTTCTCAAAATCCTCCCCCTTGTAGGTTTGCATCATGGGATTGAGCAGGGTAC encodes:
- a CDS encoding COG3014 family protein, with the translated sequence MADPTGMALSSKNMVRALAVLSLMLFLFSCATYNSRIGNYYSEVRNGNYQKADADLEKVKLIKARRNQLLYLLEKGKITHLLKQYDSSNVYFNQADVFMEDVRTSASDIALGTLLNPMMQTYKGEDFEKFMVHYYKALNYLYLGQPDEAMVEARRISLTSYAQQDKSKRENRYSDDAFSLMLQGVIYEQGNDINNAFIAYRNAVDIYLKNNNQYYGTNLPGQLKKDLLRTAELMGFQDEVQRYEGLLNTRFEAVAPPEGGELVLFWENGLAPVKQQQDFFFALTKDGFGNFAFVDPAGSFNIPFDFASTNARKEDLKLDDLRSLRVAFPKYQEQPPFFRSANVSLNHATYQFEPAENINTIAFATLKERFLKEMSQALSRLAVKKLAEIAARPKSDDKNKDTKEAVALAIQVFSFVSEKADTRNWQSLPHTISYMRIPLSRGVNVLQISVSGQSNQTFNLVVEGTGKLQVQNICTLR